The Cinclus cinclus chromosome Z, bCinCin1.1, whole genome shotgun sequence genome contains the following window.
TGGAACGAGGAGTGGGGAGGGCAGATGGGAGAAGCCCTTAATCGGGCACCCCATGGCCGTGGGCATGAGGGGGCAGATGTGACGTGTGTGAGTAGCCACCCCTCAtctgggggagcagaggggtAGCAGCCCGGGTTAGCAGCCTGTCTCCCAGGGCTGTGGCCGAGCCTGCCTGGTGCTGCAAGAGAGATCCTGTGAGGATTTTTATTGCGGTCTCTTTGTTAGCTACAGACAGGCACGCACGCAcacacagctctcagccagGTTGTGGGAGGTAAGTGGGGGAGGCGAGCAAGGGAGCGTGcggggggctctggggagcaggggctgcGTGAGCCGGGCAAGAGGGGagccagggcacagggctgtgccGGCCCCACGCCACACAAAAACCAGCCCCTGCGATTTTCAGGGTCTTGTTGGCAACTCAGCGAGGGTTGCCATAGCTTTTTATGTAGGGTGACCAGAACCGGCTGGAACTGGTTTGAGGCAGATCAGCTCCTGAACACAATGCAGTCACTGAGCTACTACACTGGGATAGCTTCCTCCCTTCATGGCAGCCAAAAGCAGAGGAGCTTGCAGAAAGATACCTTCCCAAAACAGTATGTGAATGCACACTTTAGACACACAGCACTGGTATGTGGCTAACGTAGTCATAAAGGGTTCTGTATGTAAATGTACATATTTGCAGTAACTGAGATTACTTTGGCTTTTCGAGCCTTTTTATGCTTAAGGAATGGGAAAGAGCTGAGATTTATGACccttactaaaatatttttgctttgcaaGGGTGGGACACTGGTTATGCAGtctattttaaaactaaatgaaataaaatggattaaattatttgtaattgTAGTTATGCTTGTGACTGAGGATGTTTTGCATGCTGTTTTATTTACAGGGTGCTGTCTTGTGGTTTGCTTCCTTAGGAAACATTAATGGGGGGGGTTGCTGTGCCTTTCTCTAAGGCCAGAAGGAAACAATATTGTTATAGAATTGTGCATAAAAGCATTGAAAAGATGCTATAAGGCATACtcgttttccttttttttttccttgtaggCCTATTGATTGGGGCTGCCTTTAACCCTTTGGTGTTTGCAGAGGTAATGCAGATGTGGCAGTAACTGAGCACTGGCTAAAAAAATCTCTCAAAGGTCAAGGTTCACAAGGTGAGATGTGGTGGTTTGGGCTGAATATAACAATAGCATGGAGGTACATCCTGATTGCACACTTGGCACATTAGAAAGGAGACAATTGTTTAAGTGTTACTGAAGTAATGCTATGAAGGTTCTCTAGTTTTAATAGGATTAAAGCTGTTATTTGTAAAGACTTACTGATATCTTGGctaaatacattattttcattgaaatataTCCAGATACAGGTTTTTTTCACAGTTGTAGTGATATATATAGAATAGGCCTCTGAATGACAATCATGGATTGTGGACCAGTTGTGACAgggagctgttctgtgctgtaTTAGAGACTCACACATGCAGAATTTGCTGTCTGTAATTTGCAGATTATTTACACGTTATTGTTCGACCACATCTCAATGACCCAATACTTGGTTTTTAATTAAGGTCTTCAGTGTTAAATATGTACTTAATATCGCCTACAGAGAAAAAACCTGAGCAAAAGAAATAGTATGGATGGCTTTTCTAAAACTGTTGTAACCTGGGGAGGATTTTGCAGCAGCCAAGTGGAGAGATGTATTTTGAGGGGCTGAATGGAGCTCCAGTGCATTATCAGTAGTGTAAATTATAATATTGTGCATAGGAAACCGGATGggcagtgcagcagctgcagaggggacTGCTTTTTACTCAAAGTAATGGATAATGGATgaaatttttagtttttctttctcaaatgtATACTTCTTTCAAAATGTGTACTTAGATTTGAGCTGACGTTTTTATCTTATAGTGAGATCTGAGGGAttcagagagagggagaggagcagagagaaggaagcagaaacGAATCTAGCAAAGGGAAGAACAAAGGCTGTTAGAGCTTGCACAGTGGATCACTAAACATTTTGCCCCGGGGGATTCCTTTGCTAGAACTGTTACTTCCTATAACAGGAAATCAGCAACTCTAGAATCCTAaccagtgtgatttttttttttttttaaatcttctcaGTCCTGGCTGTGTTAGCTGGTTTGGTAATCTACAATCAAAGTAATATGGAGGCAAAACATGGGAAGTACTCTGTTGTGGTGTGAAATGAGGGTACTTtcctctgtgctcagcagaaCAGACAGTTCTAAAAGCCTTGAGAGGTTGTGGATACTGGGTAAGTTGTGTGATGGCTGCTGAGGCAGGGTAACACTACAAGGGAACCTTTTTGTTTCTAACTGCAATAGATTATGTAAGGCACTGAGCTATTAACTGTAGAAAAGTGAAAATAGCATGCTAACATTTGGCCTGAAATTCTTGGTTTGTGGTCTTTACTGCAGCTGTGATGTGGTGTTTTTCAGGTTTGATAGAGCAGTGAATAGCTTGTGGTGGAGCAAAATGCCTGACAGATCACTGTCCGATTTCTGCTCCTGTTCTTCAACAACGGGATGCAGAGGGTCTATATCTGACTATAGACATCTGTAGCAGAATGATGCCTGCAAACAGGAATTCTTGTTGCATGATTGGGATAGGATCTCTTCTGGATGAGAATGCATGTTCTTTTCCAGGTGTCAGCTAAAAATCATGTATTACACAAGAGtatctttggggttttttttccttctgccagAATAGTAGGCAGCTTTAAAATCGTAAGTTCTTGGATTGTGACAAAATTCCTTGAATCTattctgtttgggtttttgaaTCTTATCTGTAttaggaatttttatttttagcaaagGAGATTTTGAATTTGCAGGGATTTTTGTTGGCTGTAAGATGAGAAAACTGAATAGATGGAGTCTgcagtgtttttggtgagttgTCTTTTTCAGTCTAGTAATATCTGTAAATGCTCTTCATCAGGAGATCTGGATTGTGCATGCAGGCCAGCTTTCCAGCAGCAAATGTTAATGCTGGAGGGCCAGTCTTCTGTATTAGCACTCAGGATCTCATTTTGCATTGGTCTCATTTATTTGATCTCCAGAATGAGGGTAAGGATTTATCACATTCCAAGTCCCTTTGGAATGAATTGACTTAACTGTTGTTTTCCTAGCCATATGCTTATgtgttaaaatacaaatatgtaGCAGAGTAGCAGGAATATATGTTCAGAAAAACCCAGACTTGACCCTAGGCCTGCTTGTTGCCCTGATGGGCCCTACCTGGCTGGGGAGAGCTCTCTgggaggctgtggctgctcatGCTGTGCTTGGGCCACAGTTGCCATCCGCTTCAAAAAGAGTACCTTAAAGGAAAGAGGTGGGAAGCTTGTGCCATTTAGAATGTAATTCGAGTCTGCAATAGTTTGGGAATCACAAAATTCTCTTAACTGTTGTGCATCTGAATTATTCATGTGTTATTGGCCCAGCCTGTTTTACatatagaaatacaaaattaagcCATGATTGTAATGAATTTCTAAGTAGGCTGCAAAAAGAATGGTATATAGATTTCGCTGCTTTTTAGGAATTCAGCTCTGCTTTAGGAGGGATTTTGGAAGTGGCTAGATACAAACCCTGCCCTGAATCTCTTGATAAATACAGGTGGTTTTCATGTGTCCAGCTGTAGCTGAAGATGGCTTGTTCAGCCCCACGTTGTGCATAAGGAGATTGCTTGCTCATGTGTTGAAACATCCCTGTTCTTTTTGCCAGCCAAAGGCTGATTGTCCTGAACTTTGAACCAGCTGCATGTGGTTCCCTTCAAGCTGTGCTAGCAGTGGTTCAGACTCCAGAAGATTCCCCTCCTCTTCTTGTTTTCTCATACCCCAAGAGAACCTCAGACACTCAGTTCAAAAATTGATGCGTTGGACTACAGGATGAGGCTCCTAAGGAGTCCTGAACTACAAATAACACTATTTTGGCTGTCAGAATGGTAGATAAGTCTTTTACTCATTGAGTCTTGAACATGGAAACAAAttgcattttcccctttttgaaGGCAGGTAGATAAGGTGTATAGTATAGAAAAAGTAGGTTTGTGGGATAAACTTTAAATGTGAAACACCCCATACTTTACAAAGAGGTTTACATTAGGACTGGCATGACCTCACTGATGCTAAATGGATGCTAAATAAGACCTTTATCCTgagaaatggaattttcttAGAGTAAGAATTACTTTGCATACTATTAATGGAACTTCTGTGATTTGTGGAAGTGGGTGTTTGTCTGGGTTTTACAACAGTAAGTGGGCCCTTTGATAGTGAAAAACGAACATGTATTTTATGTATATGAGCATGACAGCCATTGCTGACTGTGGTTGAAGTGGCCTCTtgcatcccacatcccactTGCCTGCTGAGTATGTCAAACCAGGCAAGGCTGTGACTGGAGATGTGGTTCCCATTTTCCGGAAGAAGGTTTTGTGGTTAGATTAGCATATTGCTTTGTCTGCCTTTACAACGCTTGGCTCTCAGAGCAAATTATTGGAAGTATGTTGGTCATAATTACTAATAACCAAGGAACTGCTCATAATCTGTGTATTAGGATGAAGTTTGCCTAATGTTAGGGTATATGTTACTGTAATTCTGATTGAATCCCTTATCTCTACCTGATGAAATTTCTTATCACAACAATAGAGAAACCTAAATGCAGAAAAGTACGGTTTTATGCTGGTTAGGCTGGTATTGCTCCCTATGTAGGCATTTTCTTCCAGAATGAGCTTGATGTTACTTAGACATCATTACTCTTGTTTGGAAGTGGGGTAATTATTCCAGATTACTGGAATTTTGTTCTGGAGTAGTGTGTCTGCCTGGTACTAATTTCTGTATGTGACTATACCAGAACCAAGACACTGCCATGTGCCAGACCCTGAAAAGAGGAGTCTCAGTGTTCTTTCAGTGTCCTCATTCCACAAAACTGGAAAGAATGCTGGTGTTTTTTTGAAGAACATGCAAAAGAAAAGGTCTCTGTCCTAAAGGGTGCAGTCCACAAATGTACGTAGCACAATCAGCAGTAAAAACAAGAGTTTAGGGCAGGTAAAGGAATGTAGTCACAGAACATGAATACCATAGGTGGATGAAGATTAAATTCGGCTCTTTTCCTATTTcctttgctgctgaaggaagCTGAAGTTGAGTAACTGAACAAAAGcaagtaattaaatatttaagtgGGATTTGAAGGTAAAGGGTAGGAATTTAGTAAGGCAGAAAAAATGGTCTGGTCCAGTTAAAGCAATTGTATAAAGTTGTTAGATTTGTGGTTTAGCTGTTCGGAAGATCTGGATGAATAGGAAAGTGAGTGTCAAGGAGGAAAAGTTTGATTCTTCAAAGGTTAAGGATTAAATCAAAGAGTAAGAATTGAGCATGTAAGACCATGCTTGTGATACAGAAATTATAAAAGCCTTAATGCATAGGGAATATTAATTAGAAAAGTATTGAGAAGAGAGGAGGATTATTTGCCATTTCTGGAAAGCTTGAGGCTGTTCTTGTACCTGATAGACAAAAATTAGGGGTCTGAGCAGTTTGGAGAAAGGACCTGGCTAGGAGCTGCCAGGTTATTCTGTTTCCTTGTCTTCATTAGACTGTTGAACTTCCCCAGAACAATTCTGATTGCAGTGTTTACAATTGCTTGGCTTTACCCAGAAAAGTACCTTTTAATCTCAGCAACAGCTGCTAGGCATCTTGGTCTTTCTGTGGCGAATGCTTGGCCTAATCTGCAGGTGTCCTGAAGCCAGAGCTACAAGATAAATCTGActttaaaagtaagaaaaaaatgtgtgtttttctgGTGTGTCCCCCCATCTCAACAGAGAACATGAAATGttaggtttgtttttcctcataTGGCTAGAGCCTTTCCACCTGGAACAGGTACAGATACAGGGGTTGAGGAGAAGTGATAACAATTCCATcgagtaaaacaaaaaaatcagtcctTCAGAAGCAGCTGTTTACTTCTAAGTCCTGTTTGTCCtgcttgctgcttctgctgtcaGAAGAGAGTTCTTATGGTCTAGTTCTTGCTTTGACATAATTCCGTCAGTGATCACGCACACGTGCTTTGGGAAAGTATGAACACAAATAAGCCACTGCTGGTTCATCCCCAGAACTTAGTTTCAGTAAGATGCTGATGCACAGATACAGGGCTGGGTGTTGTGACTGAAGAGATTCAGGGAAACCTGAAAGGGTTTATTCAGAATCTgttattttaagtttttcagACTTGTTATCTACCCAGAAGTTCTTTCAACCACCATCAGAAAAGCAGAACCCAGAAGCGTTTCACCTCACTGCTTTGTGGTTCTGTAGCTGTGTAATTCTGTTGGCCATATCCAGATTTTTTACTTATTACTTCTGTCACTGAATGATAAGTAAGCAAAGTAGtgcttgaatttttaaataaactggtTTTCTGTATAGCTTTTCTCAAGCATTCTCAGAGCACTTTTCAAAGAAATTCCAGTTCCTGGAAAATCATTATTTCCTAGGGAACCAGGAGCTTGCCTTATTTCCTCTTCTGAAGTATTTACAGGCGTCATGTTGGCCCAGAGAAGGAATAGACTCACAGCTTGTCTGGCAGCCAAGGTGTCAGTTGATTTTGATCTTGGATAAAAGGCGGAGTTTTATCCTTAAAGGAAAGAGTTACTAAAAGGTttgtggaagggaaaaaaaatggagtaaTATGGCTGCAGAGTCCTGGCAATTGTGGTGGAAACATAGTTTTATATATTGAAGCTTAAGATGGGTGCCCTAGAATAGTGTGGAAGAGATTAATAAAATGGCCAGGTTAGaacttctcttccctgtgtatCACAACTGATcatgtttgtctccttttttgTTTAACTCTGCTTGAAAAGTTTGAAGAATGAGGGAAGTTCTTGGTAAGGGCAGCAGTAGTTCTCAGTAAAGGACAGTGTCTGCTGGGGTGTTGTGATCTTAAACATACTTGGAAGAATTAAGTGTGTAAGCAGGCCTTAATTCACTGTTATGGGCTAATGTTAATTAAACTCCAGGATATGTAATTAGTGGAAGTTTCAGACTAGGGGGACTATCTAGCTCTTTTTGAGTGTATGCAATAACTGGAAAAAGACATCTATGGACAAATGTACAACCAGAATGCAATTAGTATCCCAGATTATGAGGAACCATGTCAAAGCTTTGTGTCATTTTACATGAATTTGATATGCTTTGGTGTCTGCAATCTTTTCCATTTAATCCTCACAGAAACTTGCTTTGTGATTTTGATCCTGTGTatgcatctctttttttttattaaggacTTCTTAAGTTAGACAAAAGGCCCAAAACCATTAAGTGAACTGTGTAAACAAATTTCCAGACCCTTCCATATTTATTTGAAGCTGTTTCATGAAGTGTCTGTGTCTATTCCAGTATCCTTGAAAAATTTTCCTGAGTTGCCTTTTCATAGTCCATAATGACCTCAGGTAGCCAGTGTTGATGAATACCTAAGTCTTACAGATGTTTATTACTTTatacttcattattttcaagAAGACTCCTCAGATCAATGGCGCAACTGTTGGGGAAAGTCAAGACTTAAGAGAAATTACAAGTGTCTCTTGTTGTTTTTATGCATGTCCAAGTATTTTCCAGTCTGGGTGGGTGAGGATAGGAGGGAGAGTAGGAGAGGGAACAGGAAGAAAGTGACTGCAATTTGGGCCCAGAATAAAATAGCCAGGTTACCATATGTGGAGTTTATGAATTACTGTAATTCTTGGTGTAATAATTCAATGGTACACTTTGACTGGAACGCTGTCCTGTAATGTATAATCTCTGAAAACATTACTTCAGAAGTGAAATAACACTTATTTACCTGGCAGATGTGAACAGGCACTTGTTTTGTATAAGACTGTTACACTGTTATGCTGTATAAGACTGTTTAAGACTGCAACTAGAGCTTAAAGTGATGACTTTCTGCTTATTTTACAGATTTGCTTATAATCAACTACATGGCCATGGGGGATATGAAGACCCCAGATTTTGATGACCTTCTTGCAGCCTTTGACATACCAGACATGGTAGATCCCAAAGCAGCTATTGAATCTGGACACGATGACCACGAAACCCACATAAAACAAAATGCTCACACAGATGAAGACTCCCATGTCCCATCATCATCTGATGTTGGGGTGAGCGTCATTGTGAAAAATGTGCGTACTATTGATTCCTCCGAAGGTCTGGATAAGGATGGCCACCATTCCACAGGCAATAGCTTGCACAATGGCTTCCTAACATCAGCAGCTCTTGAGAGTTACAGTAAAGATGAAGGGAAATCACTTAAAGATGATGGGTCAGCTTCTGAGACGACACTGAAGGATTCAGCTTTCAACCAGTTCAGCCCAATATCAAGTGCAGAAGAATTTGATGATGATGAGAGAATTGAGGTGGATGACCCCCCGGATAAAGAGGACGTGCGTGCAAATTTCAGAGCTAATGTCTTGGCAGGATCTCTGTCTCAGCAGGAATATGACAAACTAAAGGCACTTGGAGGGGAGAACTTAATTAAATCTGGAATCAGTGTTTCAAGTAGtatagataaaaataaaactgctaaACGAGAAACAGAGACAAACTCCATGAATTTAGGTGTCTATGAGCCTTTTAAAACTAGAAAAACAGACGACAAGTTACTAAAAGACAATTCTGACAAGCTTCTTGAAAACAGGGCACTTGATGGAAAACTGAGTACTGAAAAAAGTGACACAAATCttgccagcatttcccagtCCAAAGCGAAGTCATCAGCAAAGCTTTCGTCCTGCATTGCTGCAATCGCAGCACTGAGTGCTAAAAAGGCAGCTACAGATAGCAGTAAAGATTTACAGTCTAATTCAGGAGAGTCTTCTCCATTACCAAAAGACATGAATGAAAGTCCCCGGGCCATGGAAAAATCTCCTGAGTCTCAGAGTCTCATTGATGGTGCTAAGAAGCCGTCTGTCAAACCGCCCGATAGTCCCAGAAGCATCTCAAGTGAGAACAGTAGCAAAGGGTCTCCGTCTTCTCCTGCAGGGTCAACACCAGCAATCCCTAAGGTTCGCATAAAAACCATCAAGACTTCTTCTGGGGAGATCAAGAGAACTGTTACTAGAGTGTTGCCAGAAGTTGATTTGGACTCCGGtaaaaagccagagcagagtgCTTCCATGGTAACGTCCATGACATCTCTCCTGTCCTCACCAACTTCCGCTGCtgttctctcctctcctcccagaGCTCCTCTGCAGTCCTCAGTTGTCACCAATGCAGTTGGATCTGCAGAACTTGCCCCCAAACAGGTCACTATCAAGCCCGTGGCTACTGCCTTCCTGCCCGTTTCAGCAGTGAAAACAGCAGGTTCCCAAGTGATCAATCTGAAGCTGGCTAACAACACCACAGTGAAAGCCACTGTCATTTCTGCCGCGTCCGTGCAGAGCGCCAGCAGCGCCATTATCAAAGCTGCCAATGCTATCCAGCAGCAGACGGTCGTGGTGCCAGCATCGAGCCTTGCCAGTGCCAAACTTGTGCCAAAGACGGTCCATCTTGCCAACCTTAACCTTTTGCCTCAGGGTGCTCAAACCACCTCTGAACTGCGCCAAGTGCTAACAAAACCCCAGCAGCAAATCAAGCAGGCAATAATTTCTGCAGCTGCCTCTCAGCCTTCGAAAAAAGTGTCTCGAGTGCAGGTGGTGTCATCTCTACAGAGCTCTGTAGTGGAAGCATTCAATAAAGTGCTGAGCAGCGTCAATCCCGTACCAGTTTACATCCCAAACCTTAGCCCCCCTGCCAATGCCGGAATCACCCTACCAACACGAGGTTACAAGTGTTTGGAGTGTGGCGACTCCTTTGCTCTCGAGAAGAGCCTGACCCAGCATTATGACAGGAGGAGTGTGCGAATTGAAGTGACTTGTAATCATTGTACAAAGAATTTAGTTTTCTACAATAAATGTAGTCTCCTGTCCCATGCTCGTGGGCACAAGGAGAAAGGCGTCGTGATGCAGTGTTCCCACCTGATCCTAAAACCAGTCCCAGCAGATCAAATGATAGCATCTCCTTCCAGCAATACTGCTGCGGCCGTGCTCCAGAGCCCAGGGGGAGCTGGCATGCACTCGGTAACAAAGATCCAGACTGGCTTAACTGGGACAGTGATCTCGGCCCCTGCGAGCTCTCCTGTCATTCCAGCTATGCCGCTAGATGAAGATCCATCGAAACTCTGTAGACATAGTCTAAAGTGTTTGGAGTGCAATGAAGTTTTCCAAGATGAGACATCTCTTGCAACTCATTTCCAGCAGGCTGCAGACACAAGTGGACAAGTAGAGTATCCTATGTTTACATTCCAATGTTTCATCTATAAGCCTAGGAGACTTTGGATATGTTTTTACTTTCATTTAGCTGTTAATTATCTGAACCTCTGTGATTAAAATGAtaaacaaaaaccacagaaagtcTTGCAAGCACTTATATAGCAAATATCAACACTTTTTAAATAAGACTTCTTAGAAATTTTTTAGGACCTGAAATCTGAAATTGACACGGTATATTTTTGCTAAATTTTAGCATTAGATTTCTTAGAGCTGAACATTATAATACGGAAAATAATAACGGGTTTTACTAACAGTATGTTAATGCTTCTTTCTGTGCTTTGGAATTTGACTACCCTGTGGAATCCACTTAATTGGCACCCTCATTAACAGCCCATCTATTCAACCTGAATGATAACTTTAAGTGATTCATTCTCGATTGGTCTTCAGGTTTTAGAGTTTTCACCAAGTGCCCTAAGTGAGTGAGGTATTCCCTCACATGCAGGGAGGGACTCAGGCAGTGACGAATGGCACACTGTCTACTGACAGGCATGCCTGCTGTTTGCCTCAGCTCTTCCTTAGAAAGTGCAAAATGCTGTTCTCACTTGCACATCTTCCTTTCTGTGTGACCATTGGTTTAggtggttgggttttttttcctcttacaaATGCTCATGAgttcagcttaaagccatttGAAAATTCTTTACTAATGTATGTGGCCTCACCTGAAACAAATACGTCATTCAATAAAACTTAATATTAATCAGTGTGTGATGTATTTTATAATCCTAGCAGAGTGAAGGTGGTTAATTAAATGATACGGTTGGATCTCTGTTGGGGTGTGCCAATTAAAAGGGATTCTGGTGTGTTTCAAAGCATTCAGGTGAGCTTGGTGCTCCAGCTTCTTGCTGCGGGGGAAGCTGAAAACCTGCAAGCATACTCAAGGCAGTAATACCCCAGGAATCTTCCTGGGAATCACACAACAGTGGACAGGctaaagatttttaaatcctGCAGTTAGGAAAAAATGTCCTAGTCCTAGGATCACAGGCAGGTTCCTGTCAGGATCTGTTCACAAGATTTAGGGCCTATTCTGTACCACGAAGCAGCTCCACTGCACCTACCACTATAGGTAGCAATGTAAAGAGATTTGCATGTGGAAGTAACCTTGATTATGTGGCTTTGCCTTAGCTCCTCCCATTAACTGGCTAGCAGAGTTAGACTGAGATAGGCTGGATTCCAAATGGAATGCCATGCAAATGAATGTCTGGTGTAAGATACTACAAGTGTGCCTACCTAAGGGAGTTTCCTTCAGCAAACTTGTCCATCCATAGATGTTGCTGCAGTTCTGAACAGGATCTAAAGGCTGACCATGAGTATATTCTGCACCAGCTTGAGCTACTTAATACTTAGGGGTTTTAGCTAACTGATTTGCCGGTGCTTATTGCTTGTAGATAGATTCTTTCCTATAAGAAGCCCATTAGGTAACATTCCATCTAAGATCCAGTAGTCCTTGCAAAACCTGTTGGTTTTGGTACTGGAAAATGAAGCAAGTAAGAAGGTGCCAAGACAAAGCAATTGCATGAGAGACACAGAAGAGGTTGGGAGGATGAGActaaaatagaaatggaaaagaaagagaacagagATAAAGTGATAAAAGTTCTCACTTTAAGGGTGTGAGGATTTTTGTCTTTATGGCAAAGTAAACTAAACCTTTTacccttccctttctccttctgtcTGGTGCTTTTTCCCTGTTGCTGCTGAGTTGCTCGCCATACATGTCCTTTAGGTACTGTCTGTCCTGGTAATTTACTAAAGGAAAGCAATTGTGATGTTCACAGAATGTCAaaatgcagctgcagggaggtgtGGGGAGAGAAGTGTGAATTCCCAGGTACGGCTATTCAAAGAGAGaagcccctggagctgctgcagcagctgctggcattGCCTGCTGCCTCTCAGGGTTTGTGTCTCCTTATGAAAACTTGCTCTGCTTAAGAGCTGCAGGTTTAAAAAAAGGTGCAAAGCACTGGAGAAAAATAAGCTGTTTTCGTGTTCTTCCACTTGAAAAGAACACTTaataaatgaagttttaaatCTACTTTGTTGAAATATCCTTTTAAATATcaattaaacatttttcataGTCCGTTCCATATgtcaagcagctgctgtttgtttggttgcttCCTGTAGGGGTAGTGTTTCCTGGAGAAAGACTCTGTATAGGCATTGATTACTAAGTATGTTGCTACTCTTTCATTAGATGTTACTTCTTGAGAAGCTTGGATGAGAAATACTCTGACTTGTTATCCTTCTTAATGCTTGGCATTGGCTTTTTGCTGTAAAACTGCCATTATTGTAGGGGGGGAAGAAGACAGGGAAGTTAGATGAgattggtatttttttctttgaaaggaaggaagaaagaataaaaatgaatacCTAGATTTTGCAAACAAGTAATAGAAAAAAAGGTTATTTGCAGCTTGCTGTTCTTTCTGATGTCCCATCTGATAGctcctgaaatggaaaatgtataGTTTTGTGTTTCCAATGAGTAAGTAGATGCTCATATACTCCTGTTACGAAGGTagaatgttttgtttaaataagcAATGGTAGAACAATCTTAGCAGTGAAAATACATTCCCTATAAAGTTGTTACCTTTCTGTAATGTTTTATTGCCATTAATATTCCTGTTAAAGGAATATTAACCTAAAGGAATATTCCAGCTAAAGGAATATTAAGCCTGACTCACTGACAGGTTTTCTGGCTGAATGAAACCCTCATCTACTTGCTGGGGGGAAAAGGTAGCAAATCTGGGCTAATGAATGTTAATATTTCTCTCAGTTATAGATAGGAGTATATAGCTCCAATGGAAACTACATAGCTCATTTCCCTTCATACTCAGCATATGTGTGTATCTTTATTTTCCAGCTCCACCATTTTTCCTTc
Protein-coding sequences here:
- the ZNF532 gene encoding zinc finger protein 532 isoform X1, whose protein sequence is MAMGDMKTPDFDDLLAAFDIPDMVDPKAAIESGHDDHETHIKQNAHTDEDSHVPSSSDVGVSVIVKNVRTIDSSEGLDKDGHHSTGNSLHNGFLTSAALESYSKDEGKSLKDDGSASETTLKDSAFNQFSPISSAEEFDDDERIEVDDPPDKEDVRANFRANVLAGSLSQQEYDKLKALGGENLIKSGISVSSSIDKNKTAKRETETNSMNLGVYEPFKTRKTDDKLLKDNSDKLLENRALDGKLSTEKSDTNLASISQSKAKSSAKLSSCIAAIAALSAKKAATDSSKDLQSNSGESSPLPKDMNESPRAMEKSPESQSLIDGAKKPSVKPPDSPRSISSENSSKGSPSSPAGSTPAIPKVRIKTIKTSSGEIKRTVTRVLPEVDLDSGKKPEQSASMVTSMTSLLSSPTSAAVLSSPPRAPLQSSVVTNAVGSAELAPKQVTIKPVATAFLPVSAVKTAGSQVINLKLANNTTVKATVISAASVQSASSAIIKAANAIQQQTVVVPASSLASAKLVPKTVHLANLNLLPQGAQTTSELRQVLTKPQQQIKQAIISAAASQPSKKVSRVQVVSSLQSSVVEAFNKVLSSVNPVPVYIPNLSPPANAGITLPTRGYKCLECGDSFALEKSLTQHYDRRSVRIEVTCNHCTKNLVFYNKCSLLSHARGHKEKGVVMQCSHLILKPVPADQMIASPSSNTAAAVLQSPGGAGMHSVTKIQTGLTGTVISAPASSPVIPAMPLDEDPSKLCRHSLKCLECNEVFQDETSLATHFQQAADTSGQKTCNICQMLLPNQCSFASHQRIHQHKSPYTCPECGAICRSVHFQTHVTKNCLHYTRRVGFRCVHCNVVYSDVAALKSHIQGCHCEVFYKCPICPMAFKSAPSTHSHAYTQHPGIKIGEPKIIYKCSMCDTVFTLQPLLYRHFDQHIENQKVSVFKCPDCSLLYAQKQLMMDHIKSMHGTLKSVEGPPNLGINLPLSTKPTTQNSASHNKEDTKSVNGTEKLEKKSPSPIKKAEPKKVASPGWTCWECDRLFTQRDVYISHMRKEHGKQMKKHPCRQCDKSFSSSHSLCRHNRIKHKGIRKVYTCSHCPDSRRTFTKRLMLEKHIQLMHGIKDPDVKEMTESTNMEEREVKEDAKVPSPKRKLEEPVMEIRPPRGAITQPLKKLKINVFKVHKCAVCGFTTENLLQFHEHIPQHKSDGSSYQCRECGLCYTSHVSLSRHLFIVHKLKEPQPVSKQNGSGEDNQQENKPSHEDDLSDSAASDRRCKVCAKTFETEAALNTHMRTHGMAFIKSKRMSSADK
- the ZNF532 gene encoding zinc finger protein 532 isoform X6, which codes for MAMGDMKTPDFDDLLAAFDIPDMVDPKAAIESGHDDHETHIKQNAHTDEDSHVPSSSDVGVSVIVKNVRTIDSSEGLDKDGHHSTGNSLHNGFLTSAALESYSKDEGKSLKDDGSASETTLKDSAFNQFSPISSAEEFDDDERIEVDDPPDKEDVRANFRANVLAGSLSQQEYDKLKALGGENLIKSGISVSSSIDKNKTAKRETETNSMNLGVYEPFKTRKTDDKLLKDNSDKLLENRALDGKLSTEKSDTNLASISQSKAKSSAKLSSCIAAIAALSAKKAATDSSKDLQSNSGESSPLPKDMNESPRAMEKSPESQSLIDGAKKPSVKPPDSPRSISSENSSKGSPSSPAGSTPAIPKVRIKTIKTSSGEIKRTVTRVLPEVDLDSGKKPEQSASMVTSMTSLLSSPTSAAVLSSPPRAPLQSSVVTNAVGSAELAPKQVTIKPVATAFLPVSAVKTAGSQVINLKLANNTTVKATVISAASVQSASSAIIKAANAIQQQTVVVPASSLASAKLVPKTVHLANLNLLPQGAQTTSELRQVLTKPQQQIKQAIISAAASQPSKKVSRVQVVSSLQSSVVEAFNKVLSSVNPVPVYIPNLSPPANAGITLPTRGYKCLECGDSFALEKSLTQHYDRRSVRIEVTCNHCTKNLVFYNKCSLLSHARGHKEKGVVMQCSHLILKPVPADQMIASPSSNTAAAVLQSPGGAGMHSVTKIQTGLTGTVISAPASSPVIPAMPLDEDPSKLCRHSLKCLECNEVFQDETSLATHFQQAADTSGQSMHGTLKSVEGPPNLGINLPLSTKPTTQNSASHNKEDTKSVNGTEKLEKKSPSPIKKAEPKKVASPGWTCWECDRLFTQRDVYISHMRKEHGKQMKKHPCRQCDKSFSSSHSLCRHNRIKHKGIRKVYTHCPDSRRTFTKRLMLEKHIQLMHGIKDPDVKEMTESTNMEEREVKEDAKVPSPKRKLEEPVMEIRPPRGAITQPLKKLKINVFKVHKCAVCGFTTENLLQFHEHIPQHKSDGSSYQCRECGLCYTSHVSLSRHLFIVHKLKEPQPVSKQNGSGEDNQQENKPSHEDDLSDSAASDRRCKVCAKTFETEAALNTHMRTHGMAFIKSKRMSSADK